ATGCGAAGGCCTTGGCAGTCGTTTATAACGAAACATCCACTGGGGCCAAGATCAATTGCATGGCCGAGCTCGGGAAGCTTTGCGATGAGAAGGGTCTGCTGTACATAGTCGATGCCATATCGATCCTAGGGGGGGATGAGCTTCCGGTTGATGATTGGAAGGTGGACATATGCATTACCGGTAGTCAAAAATGCCTCATGAGCCCCCCGGGCCTAGCCCTGCTATCGATAAGCGAGAAGGCGTGGTCGGCTATCGAAAGGATCAACAGGGCCGTTTATTTCGATCTGAAGGCTTATCGGGATTATCTGAAGGAGGGGGAAACCCCGTTCACACCGGCCATCCCCCTCTTCTACGCCTTGGATGAGGCGCTCGATATGATCCTTGAGGAGGGGATGGAGGCGAGGATAGAGAGGCATAGGAGGTGCGCGAACGCGCTATACAGGGCCTTGGAAGCTATTGGGTTGGAGATATTCGCTAGGAAGGAGTTCAGATCAAATACGGTCATAGGGGTGAGGGATCCGAAGGGGATAGACGGCAACATGATCAGGAAGATAATGAGGGAGAAATACAATGTCGTGATAGCGGGCGGGATGGGGAGGCTAAAGGGTACGATGTTCAGGATAGGGTCCATGGGCAACGTCTCCATAGCCGATGTATTGACCACCATATCGGCCTTGGAGGGTGCCCTCCATGAGCTCGGGTATAAATTCGATCGAGGGGCAGGGGTTGCTGCGGCCAATGAGGCGTTCAAATCTTGAACCCCCCCACTCCTTGAATTAGAAGACCGGCTGGATCGCGGGAGGCGGATTACATGCCTCTGAAAAACGGGGATTATGCCTATCTCGACTACATCCTAAAGATAAAGGAGAGCGGGGAGATCGTGGATACGACTATCGAAGAGGTGGCAAAGGGGAGCGGACTGAGGAAGGATGGGACCTTCGAGCCGCTATTCCTCATAGTTGGCGAGGGTTGGGTGCCAAAGGGATTGGAGGAGGGCCTGATAGGATTGGAGCCCGGGGATAAGAGGGTCATAGAGGTACCTCCGGAGAAGGGTTATGGGGAGAGGGATCCATCGAAGCTCAGGCTCCTCCCCCTTAGGCGCTTCATGTCCCGAAACATAAACCCAGTGCCAGGCATGTCCATCGAGATGGATGGGCGAACGGCAATAGTGAGGGCCGTCGGAGCCGGCAGGGTGCAGGTGGATTTCAACCACCCGCTCGCGGGTAAGACCTTGGTCTACGAGGTGATCCTGAGGAGGATCTTGGAGAGTGCTGAGGAGAAGATCAGGGCGATATTGCACAGGAGGATTCCGGAGGTCGAACCGGAGAAGTTCGGCATTTCAATTGGCGATGGGAAGTTGGAGGTTGAGATTCCAGAGGATGCCTTTTACTTAGAGGGCTTACAATTGGCGAAGAGGGCGGCGGCTTCGGATTTGGAGAAGTACATGCCCGAGCTCGAGGAGATATCGTTCGTGGAGGTATTCAGGAGGAAGGCTGCCGGAGAAGGGAAACCAGCCGAAGCTCAATCCCAATAGGGCACTCGAGCCTCCCTCCCATCGACAGGATCTTACATTTATCGCCGGCCCTGAGGCCCAAGGGCCTACAAAGGACCTTTTGCCCACAATTCTCCCTTCCGCACTCGATCGGATTATAGGAGATCAAAGCCCCCTCCACGGCCAATCTCCGCTCCAGTGAAGCCTCGATACAACTTTCCTCGACCTCCACCACCTTGGCCCCTCCTCCGTGAAGCCTGCAAGGCAGATTCCTCTCCTTAACCGAGATCACCTTATAGATCCGACCCGGCTCCAGCCGCCCGGAACAGGCGTTGAAAAATTCGCAATGCCTACATGGTTCCGGCGAACCCTCGAAGATGAAGCGGAACCCCTCCCTCGCTTGGCCGATCCCTAGGATGGTGATTTTCCTCCTCGACATTGCCAATACTCTAAGGAGGGCCCTGCTTATTGCCTTTTCCGGGAAAAACCCCGACCCCCTCCCCCTCGGATCGGCAACGGGTTGGATGAGGGATTAAAGCCAATGTAAGCCAAATTCATGGGAGGTAGGAGAGCACCATCCTCGCGCCTAGGATCGCGAGGAATAGGCTGAAGGCTCTCCTCAACCACTTCGCCTTTAATCGTCTTGCGATCCTAGCGCCGATCTGGGTCCCGCCGATTATACCTATCGCTAGGGGAAGGGAATATTCTAATAGGACATTCCCAAGGAACAGATGGGTTGTCGCGGCGGAAATCGATGTGAAGATCATTATGAACATGGAGGCGGCGACCGCGAGGTGCATTGGGATGCCGGCCACGAGCACCATCACGGGTACCATCACGGCCCCTCCCCCTATGCCGAAGAATCCGGAGGCGAAGCCCCCGAGGAAGCTCATGGCAAGGGCTGGCGGGATGTTCGCCCTATATCGGAACATTTCCCCCTTAGAATCTACCACAACCCTTTCCAAGACCCATCTCCCCTCTGCGGCCCTCCCCTTCTTCGCGATACCGTCCGGATCCATCGCCATCCTAATGGCTATCGCGATCTCGAAGATCCCGAATAGCGCGGCTAGCTCTTTGGACCTCACCAAATTGGTCGCATATGCCCCAAAGATCCCCCCCGGAACGGTCCCGAGAGTCATCAAGGCTCCAACCCTATAGTCTATCCTCTTCTGCATAGCATAAGCGATCGTTGAGGAGATCGCCGTGAAGACTATCATCAGGCTGCTGGTCCCAACGGCATTCCGGGGATCGATGCCATAAATCATCGTCAGCGCTGGCACGACAACGAATCCTCCCCCCACCCCCATCAATGCCGAGATTATGCCTACTAGGAACGCCAAAGCGATCAGGTAAGCCAAATCGATCGGCGGCATCGCCCCGGTCCTCGGTCCTCCGGGATGACTCGAGCCGGATTATAAAGTTTCGAAAGGTTATTTTGGCCCTTCAGAATTAAGGCTTGGGGATCCCCCGGGGAAAAGGGCCTTCCTATGCCCGTTCAAAGGAAGCTCGCCGAGGGGAGAAGTGGCGCGGAATCCCCTTGCTTGATCTGCAGGGGCGGCAGGATGCTTTGCGGTAGGCCCAATTGTCCAATCCTAGCCAAGGCCAGCGCCTCGGCAAGGATCAAACCGCTCATGGAGAGGGAGGAGATCCAAGGATCGAGTCCCCCTGGGGTCTTCGTTGGGCACGCTGGGTATCCATACGTCCGAGCCGGTCCCATGATCCCTCCCTTCTTCGGGAATACCGGCATACTCGATACGCCCGAACTCTGGCTCGGGAAGGGCTTGGAGGAGATAGTGGAGTATAGGTACTCCCTGATCAGGGGGACGCAGAGGATCAGGGTTGGGGAGGCGAGGGATGGGGGGAGGCTAGTTTCCTCGCTTCAGGAGCTTGCCATGGGCGATGGCCCGGTCGACTCCGAAGCAATCCTGCTCGGGAAGCCAAAGGGGCCTGTGATCTTCAGCGAATACGCGCAACCCTTCGGTCCCTCCGCCCCATTGAAATCTTTCAACATCTCCGATCTAAGGGTTGATAGGAGGATAGAGAGGGCCTATTACGATAGGGACCTGAAGGCCGCGGATGCCATCCTCGATCTCTACAGGAGCGGCGTCCCGATCACTAAGATACAAAGGGCGTTCAGCGTGGGGATGTTCGGCCGCCCCCAAGCTAGGAAATTGGTGCCAACGAGGTGGAGCATAACGGCGATCGACAGCTTGCTATCCGCTCGGATCGTGGAGCGCTTGAAGGGTTTCGAAACAATCGATAAATATAGAGTCCATTCGTTCAGGACCCTACATAATCTTTTCTTGGCCATACTCCTCCCCATGAGGTGGAGCTTCGAGTGGATAGAGGCTTGGTTCCCGGGGAGCACTTGGAACTTGGGTGGATCCCGGCCCGCGCTCATGGGAGATTATGAAGGATATGGGGGAAGGAGGACCTACGCGAGCGTGGGGGGTTGCTATTACTCGGCTAGGCTCGCAATCGCCGAGGGTTTGCTTAAGGAGGGAAGGCAGGCAGCCGCCCTCGTAATGAGGGAGATATATCCCGGCTATTCAATGCCAGTCGGCGTCTGGCTGGTGAGGGAGGGCGTTAGGAGGGCAATGGCGAGCGAGCCAAGAGAGTTCGAATCCCTCGAGGAGGCGCTTGCTTACGCTCGCTCCGAACTCACAGTCCCATTGGGGAGGTGGGTCGAGCACAGCGTCATCTTGAAGAACGCATTCCTACAGGAGAAGTTGCCGAAATACCTCTCGAGGGCGCAAACGAATTGGAGATGAAATACTCCCATAGGGCTTGCAGGAGGGCGCTGTTCAAAAGCAGATTGCCCGGATTGGATTACTCCTTGAACCCATATTTCGGATGCGAGCACGGTTGCCTTTATTGTTATTCTCCATCGGTCTTCAAGAATGAATGGATCGCCAAAAATTGGGGGAGTTTTTCCATCGCTAAGCCCAATATCCATCTTGTCCTAGAGGCCGAATTGAGGTCCAAGAAGAGGGGGGTGGTGGGGATCGGCACGGTCACCGACCCCTATCAACCCCATGAAGCCAAGCTAGGGCTGACGAGGAAATGCGTCGAGATCCTCCTAAGGGGCGGGCTCCATACCTCCATTCAAACCAAGTCGGACTTGGTCCTAAGGGATATAGACTTGGCCCATCCCAGCCTCTTGGATTTGGGGATAACGATCACCGTGATGGATGAGTGGTTGGCCAAAAGGCTTGAGCCCAAAGCGCCGAGCCCCGATGCGAGAGCGAAGGCCCTGCAGGAGTTCTCGATGAAGGGCATTGAAACTTGGGTTTTCTTCGGCCCTGTGATCCCGACCTTGAATGATGGAGACGATGAGATAAAGTCCGTTGCGAAGATCGCGAAGCTGACCAATAGCGAGTTGCTCTACGATAAACTGAACATAAAGCCGTTCGTGATGGAGAGGTTGGCGCCATTGCTATATGATTTGGGGGCGGACCCGAAGCAGATCGAAAAGCTCTCGAAGGAATCCGGGCAATACCGCTTGGACCTTTACAAAAGGATCGATTCCATATGCCGCGAGCTCGGGGTCAAGGCCAAGCCAGCATTCGAAAATCCCTTTGTGGGATGAAGCGCTTGCCTAGAATCCGGATAAGGCCGGTGGGAGTCGTGAAAGCGCTCGGGGAGGGCGGGCTATCGAGGATAGAGGTGTTCGAAAAATACGAGCCGGCCCTATTGGGCATGGAGAGCTTCTCCCATCTATGGATATTGTATTGGATGCATGAGCTTCCAAAGGGCGAGAGGAACCTCCTCAGGATCCATCCAAGGGGGAGGCTCGATCTGCCCTTGGTCGGGGTTTTCGCCTCTAGGTCGAGGGCGCGGCCCAATCCGATAGGCCTGACGTTGGTCGAGCTGGTGGAGCGATCCGGGAGGGAGTTGATTGTAAAGGGCCTCGATGCATTGGATGGGACGCCGGTGATCGATATAAAACCCTATGTCCCCCGTTCCGATCGGGCCTTGGGCGCGAGAGTACCGGACTGGGCGAGGAGGCTGAACGCGGGGCGGCGCCGGAGGGGGGATGGCCATTAGGTTTTTTAATATCCGCCTGATCCAAGATTGCTTCTCAAATCTCCGTGGGAATTGAAGGGGCTCGGGAACTATGGCCGGCACCATTTGGGAAGGCGGATTCGGTGAATGGCGTTGAGCGCGCAAAAGGTCATCAAGATGCCCAAATGCTCCTGTTGCTCTAGGAACATATTGCCGGGGGAAGAGGCCGTGAGCTTCTCCTGCCCAAACTGCGCCTCAGTAGTAATATGGAGATGCGCGAAATGCAGGAAGTTTGGGAGAACTTATAAATGCGCGAAATGCGGATTCGAAGGTCCGTGAGGAGTTGGGTATGGCGAGGGTAGTCGCTTCAATCAAGATATTTCCATCCGAGTCGGGCGCGGATCTGGAGGCCCTCAAGGGGGCGATAAAGCGATCGCTCCCGGAAGGAGTGGAGATATATAGGATCGAGGAGGAGCCGATAGCCTTCGGGCTCGTTGCCTTGGTGGGACACTTCGTGCTTCCCGGGGATAGCGGCGGGTTCATGGAGGAGTTGGAGGAAGGCCTTAAATCCGCCCCCGGCGTTGGGGAGATACAATTCATCTCCGCCCGAAGGGTCTGATGGTAAGGCCTAGGGAATTGTTTAATAATCGGCCCCCATATTCCAACACCCCGGCCAGAGGGGCCCATGGGGCCGGGTCAAAAGATTTATTGGCCAAACCTGAAGCTGACGATAGAAAATCTCCGTGGAACGTGACCGGGGTTGGTTAACGAAGTCCAGCTTAGAGTTGCCGATGCGAAGCAAAGAGATGTCGGACACGGCAAAGTTAGGATAGATTCGGAAACGATGGAGAAACTCCAAATAACCGCCGGGGATTTCGTCGAGATAAGGAGCAAGAGGTCCACGGTTGCTATAGCTTGGCCGGCTTATGCGGAGGATCAGGGCAAGGGCCTAATAAGGATGGATGGCCTCCTCAGGAGGAACGCTGGCGTAGCGCTCAACGAGTACATCACTGTAAGGAAAGCGATAGTAAAGCCCGCGCAATCAATAACCTTCGCGCCAACGGACGTCAGGTTGAACGTGGATGAGGAGTTCATAAGGTTCGTGAAGCGAAGGTTCATGGATATGCCGTTCGTGGAGGGCGATATGGCCCTCCTATCAATATTCGGGAGCGCCGTGCCATTGATTGTGGTTAGGACGAGGCCCCGCGGGCCTGTCAGAGTGACCGAGGCGACCAATGTCCAAGTATTGAGCGAGCCGACCCACGAGAAGAAGGGCATACCGGTGATCACGTATGAGGACATAGGCGGGCTTCACGACGAGATCCAGCGCATAAGGGAGATGGTTGAGCTCCCCCTTAGGCATCCGGAGCTATTCCAGAAGCTGGGGATAGAGCCCCCGAGAGGAGTATTCCTATACGGCCCCCCCGGATGCGGGAAGACATTGCTCGCGAAGGCGGTCGCGAACGAGTCAGATGCGAATTTCTACGTCATATCCGGCCCGGAGATTATGTCGAAGTTCTATGGAGAGTCGGAGGCGAGGCTGAGGGAGATCTTCCAGAAGGCCCAAGAAACGGCCCCCAGCATAATCTTCATCGATGAAATGGACGCGATAGCCCCGAAGAGGGAGGAGGTCACCGGTGAGGTAGAGAGGAGGGTGGTAGCCCAGCTCCTCTCCTTGATGGATGGAATAGGGTCTAGGGGCAACATAATAGTCATAGGCGCCACGAACAGGCCGAACGCGATCGATCCAGCCCTCAGGAGGCCTGGCAGGTTCGATAGGGAGATAGAGATAGGCGTGCCGGATAAGGAGGGGAGGTATGAGATACTACAAATCCATACTAGGAATATGCCGTTGGCTAAGGATGTGGACCTGAAGCGTCTAGCGGAGATAACCCATGGATACACCGGGGCCGATATCGCGGCCCTCTGCAGGGAGGCCGCCATGAAGGCCTTGAGGAGGTATCTTCCGGAGATAAACTTGGAGGAGGAGAGCATACCGCCCGAAGTATTGGATAAGATGGAGGTCAAAATGGAGGATTTCACCGCCGCCTATCGAGAGATAACGCCTACCGCCATGAGGGAGGTCTACGTGGAAGTCCCGAACGTCCATTGGGATGATATAGGAGGGTTGGAGGAGGCGAAGGCGGAGCTTAGGGAATCGGTGGAATGGCCCATAAGGAATCCGGATTCCTTCAAGAGGATGGGCATCAAGCCGCCGAAGGGCGTATTGCTCTTCGGTCCGCCGGGATGTGGGAAGACGTTGCTCGCGAGGGCCGTTGCAACGGAGAGTGAGGCGAACTTCATATCGATAAAGGGGCCCGAGATATTCTCCAAATGGGTCGGCGAATCGGAGAAGGCCATAAGGGAGGTCTTCCGGAAGGGTAGGACCGCCGCCCCGGCCATAATATTCTTCGATGAGCTCGATGCAATAGTGCCGAAGAGAGGAATGGGCTACGCGGATTCCGGCGCCACGGAGAGGGTCATAAGCCAGCTCCTAACAGAGATGGATGGGATAGAGGCCTTGGAGAACGTCGTTGTGATAGGTGCCACGAATAGGCCCGATATATTGGACCCAGCGGTCCTAAGACCCGGTAGGTTCGATAGGCTGATATATGTGCCTCCCCCGGATGCCGATAACTTGGAAAGGATACTTATGATACATACCCGCAAGATGCCCTTGGCAAAGGACGTCGATCTGAAGCAGCTCGCCCGAACAATGATTGGGTATTCGGGGGCCGATGTGGAGGCGGTTTGCAGGGAAGCGGCTATAAACGCCCTTAGGAGGGATATGAGGGCCACCGAGGTAACACTCCAAGACTTCAGGAATGCGATGGAGAGGATAAAGCCCAGCATAACGCCGGATATGGACAATTGGTATAGGGGCTTCCTGAAGAGGTTCAGGAAGGAGAGCGCCGCCGCGCTGATGACGGTGACCTGATGTCCGGCAAGGAAAGGGTCTGGTCTCCTAGGCCCTTGCATTTGGCAATAGTGGAGCTCCTGAGGAAGGAGGGGACCTTAACGGATGCCGAACTCCTTAAGGAATTGAAGGATTCGTTTGGGGAGCTGAGCTCTAGGGAGCTAAATAAGGCCTTGATGAAGCTCGAGATCTCCGGCCTGATAAGGGTTTCAAGGCTAATGAAGGGCAAGAGATCCGTGGAATTGACTTCTAGGGCCTAGCGGGGATCGCTCGGACGCGGGCTCGCGATGCGCCGCCGCTTCGATTTGGCGGTTGTCGGAGGAGGACCCTGCGGCCTATATGCCTCATTGTTGGCTTCAAAATCAGGGATCGATGCTATACTATTCGAGGAGCATGGGGAGATAGGGAGCCCGCAACATTGCGCTGGCCACATCTCTATAAAGGGGCTCCGGGCCTTGGGGCTACAGGTACCTCAAGGGTTATTGAAGGGGGCCTATAGGGGGGCCATACTCCACTCCCCCTCCGGGAAGACCCTGCTCTTGGACGCCGGCGAGGAGGTCAGCGTTTCCATTGATCGAAAGGGTTTCGAGAGGCATCTGGCCGATCTCTCCGAAAGCGCTGGGACGACGGTGATCCTTGGGGAAAGGGTGAAGGAGATCCGCCCGATGGGGAGATCCCTTGAGATAATCCCCTCATCGCCCAATTCAGCTCCCGCTATATGCAGGATCGCCCTCGATGCCGAGGGATATCCCCCAAGGCTCCTCGGCGGGATGCGTTATTGGGGCCCCGAGCATTACAGCGCTTTGATGGGCATCGGGGCGGAGGTGGAGGAAGTCCACGGGGTCCGAGAAGGGTTCGTGGAACTGTACTTCGGAAGGGCCACGGCCCCCGGATTCTTCGCTTGGCTGATCCCCCTGAGGGGCGGGGGGGCGAGGATAGGCTTGGCTACGGAGCGGGGGAACCCCAAGGAGCTCTTGGATCGATTCGTGAGGGATCGATTGATGCGGTCCGGGAAATTGCCAGATCGCCCGCGCATAGTTGAGATGAAGCCCCATCCGATACCAATTTGGAGGGGAAATTACAGGACCTACGGCGATGGGTTGTTAGTGGTCGGGGATGCCGCATCCCAAGTGAAGCCCACCACTGGGGGAGGGCTCTTCCTCGGCATGAGCTGCTCCGCGATGGCCGTCGAAACGGCCAAGATGGCCCTCTCATCCGGCGATTGGGGAAGGTCCTCCTTGAAACGCTATGAAATGCTTTGGAGGAAGGCCTTCTCGCTCGAGTTGAGGCTGATGGGCGCTATCAGGCGCATAGCCTTCGGGCTGGGGGATCGGGGGATGGATGCCCTCTTCGATGAGCTCTCGGGGAGCGCGCTCCTCGATGCCATGAACCGCAACCCGGAGATGGACCTGCAGGGTAGGGCCATCCTCAGCGCACTCTTGGATCCGATCCACCTCTTCTTCGCCGCGAAGGCGTTTTGGAAGGCATTTTTGGAAGCATACCTGAGGCGGAGGACCCCTTTTTATTAAGGCTCCTCCGCAACTCCAAGCCCCATCTTCCAGCCCCCTCCTTGGTCCGTCGATTTTGGAAACCCAATGTGGATTGGTAATCCATTAAGGGCTCGGCCCCTCCGCCACCGATGCGATAACCCTTAAGTAGTGAACGCACTACAAACTATCGCGAACGATGATGGACCGCGTTATGATGCGTCCGGTTGCGCTGTTGCTATTGTTGCTGGCGCTTCCCGCTCAAGTTTTATGGGTAGAGGGCGCGCGGGCCATGCCACCATTGGAGGCCATGACCTTCCAGCCTGGTAGCTTCGTAATACCAATGGATGATAAACAATTCGACAGGATAGGGGTCTATGGTCTTCTCCATGCGATATTGCGCAGAGGCGCGGAGATATTCAGGATAATCCAGCCCCCTGACGTATTCTTGACCACGAACCTTCACCCCAGCGGGGCGATTTTCAGGGGCGGAGTCGTGATAGTGGAACAAAGGTTTGAGGGGATCGTGAATCAAGAGAGGCAATCCTTTCCGGACGTGAGCGTCGAGAGGCTCCTGATGCCCTTCTCAACAACGAGGGCATTCAGGATAAACCACCCGACCAAGATCCTGCGGGTTGTTGGGGCCTTCGGGCATACGGATGAAACCCTATCCCGCATGGGGATACCGTTTGATGAATTGACGAAGAGCGATCTGGCTATCAATCCGAAGGTCGTATGGGATTATACGCTCATAGTGATAGATTGTCCCGGGTGGGGGGGATACATACCTGAGAACGTCGCGAGCGAGCTGAGGGCGAGGGCCCAAAAGGGCGGGGAGATAATATTCACAGATATAGCCCTCGAGGACCTCGATAGGGTATTCCCGAACTATGTTAAGGTTGGAAAGAATTACGCCGGCATATGGCCTGCCCGTATCCACAATCCACCCGCCCCAAATTTCGATTCCGAATACCCGAGCCAAGGATGGATCCCTCCCCCGGATCCAAGCGAAATACACGTATACACTTATGCCCACGGGAGGGTAGTGTATGGGATAGCTGAGGAGCACAAAACCGAGGTGAGGATCCTCGCCGATTCGGACTCCTATGGCCCCGCGGGCAGGTACGCCGTGCTCGCGTTCTATTTCGAATACGGCGAAGGACTCGTCATGGGATTGGCCCTCCACCCCCAAGATCAGAGCATATCCCAAGTCGGGGAGAAGGGATATTACGCAGTCCATGCGTTCTACGGCAACAAATTTGTCCATGGGCCCCCGCCGCCGGATTTCACGATAAAATGCTCGCCCCCATCGGCCACCGTTAACGTGAGTGAATCCGTTTCATATGTGGTATCGATCCAATCGGTTAGCGGATTTAATGAATCGGTGCGCCTGAGCCTAAGCGGCCTGCCGCCGGCCGCGTCCTTCTCCTTCTCCCCGGCCTCGGTCGCGCCACCCCCCGGCGGATCGGCACAATCGCTGCTGACCATCTCGACGACTGAGGCATCTCCGATTGGGACGTTTGATTTGGAGGTCATAGGCACCAGCGGAGATCTCGTCCACAGTTGCTCGATCAAGCTCGAAATCGTGGCCTTGAGACCGGATTTCACTATATCCCTAAGCCCGAACTACATCGAGCTGAACAGGGGCGAATCCTCCGCCGCGACCATTACAATAGGATCCAAATGGGGATTCGCGTCCAACGTAAGCTTGATCGCAGTGGGATTACCGAGCGGCTTAGAAGCATCATTCGATCCTCCCATCGTTAACCCGAGGGGGGGCGTGGCCACATCATCCCTCTCGATCAAGGCGAGCCTCACGGCGGAGGCGGGCCTTTATGCCATAACCATATCCGGATCCGGACCCTCCTCCGCGCACGATGCTCCCATGACCATAAAGGTCCTGCCGCCCAAGGACTCGGGCCTCATATTGCCCGTATTGATCATGGTGATCGCCCTATCGGTAATACTCCCAATAGCCCTCTTCGCGAGGAGGAGGCGTGCTGCGGGGGCCGGCGGGCGCCCGCCCCCCTATCCGCGCAAGGGAAAGCACCCGATCCTCGGAGCTACGCCCGTTCGCGGGACATATGGGATTTGGGTTTCCCCGGAGGCCCTGAAGAGGCTGAGAGATGCCGTTAGGTATAGGAGGCGCCCTTAAGGGCTCGGCGACGCCCTCAGAATGATCGGACCCACTCTTGGGCTATGGGCCTTTCGGGCGGCCCCGCCTTCGCCTTTGCTTCGGCGATCCTATGGTATTCCTGCAAGGGCTTGACGTCCATCTCGCCCCTTTTGATGGCCTCTATCCCTTCTATGGCCGCCAATGCGCCGGCGACAGTGGTTATGTAAGGAATATTATAATCAACAGCGGCCCTCCTAACTTGATAACCGTCGGACTTCGGCCCCTTCCCCACGGGGGTATTTATGATCAGATCTACTTGGCCATTTATTATGGCATCCACTATGTTCGGCCTCCCCTCGCTCGCCTTCAAGATCGTTTCGGCATGGATCCCATGGGCCCTCAGATAATTGGCGGTTCCCTTCGTA
This sequence is a window from Candidatus Bathyarchaeia archaeon. Protein-coding genes within it:
- a CDS encoding alanine--glyoxylate aminotransferase family protein: MSERIQLIMLPGPTMVPPRVLRAMTKPIINHRGPEFKELYLRVIEKSKRVFMTKGDLFILSCSGTGGVECAISNAIALGEKVIIPVNGVFSQRVKRTVEIFGGKPVEIPVEWGSSVTVEAVEDAIKREPDAKALAVVYNETSTGAKINCMAELGKLCDEKGLLYIVDAISILGGDELPVDDWKVDICITGSQKCLMSPPGLALLSISEKAWSAIERINRAVYFDLKAYRDYLKEGETPFTPAIPLFYALDEALDMILEEGMEARIERHRRCANALYRALEAIGLEIFARKEFRSNTVIGVRDPKGIDGNMIRKIMREKYNVVIAGGMGRLKGTMFRIGSMGNVSIADVLTTISALEGALHELGYKFDRGAGVAAANEAFKS
- a CDS encoding FKBP-type peptidyl-prolyl cis-trans isomerase, giving the protein MPLKNGDYAYLDYILKIKESGEIVDTTIEEVAKGSGLRKDGTFEPLFLIVGEGWVPKGLEEGLIGLEPGDKRVIEVPPEKGYGERDPSKLRLLPLRRFMSRNINPVPGMSIEMDGRTAIVRAVGAGRVQVDFNHPLAGKTLVYEVILRRILESAEEKIRAILHRRIPEVEPEKFGISIGDGKLEVEIPEDAFYLEGLQLAKRAAASDLEKYMPELEEISFVEVFRRKAAGEGKPAEAQSQ
- a CDS encoding UPF0179 family protein, whose protein sequence is MSRRKITILGIGQAREGFRFIFEGSPEPCRHCEFFNACSGRLEPGRIYKVISVKERNLPCRLHGGGAKVVEVEESCIEASLERRLAVEGALISYNPIECGRENCGQKVLCRPLGLRAGDKCKILSMGGRLECPIGIELRLVSLLRQPSS
- a CDS encoding sulfite exporter TauE/SafE family protein; this encodes MAYLIALAFLVGIISALMGVGGGFVVVPALTMIYGIDPRNAVGTSSLMIVFTAISSTIAYAMQKRIDYRVGALMTLGTVPGGIFGAYATNLVRSKELAALFGIFEIAIAIRMAMDPDGIAKKGRAAEGRWVLERVVVDSKGEMFRYRANIPPALAMSFLGGFASGFFGIGGGAVMVPVMVLVAGIPMHLAVAASMFIMIFTSISAATTHLFLGNVLLEYSLPLAIGIIGGTQIGARIARRLKAKWLRRAFSLFLAILGARMVLSYLP
- a CDS encoding Nre family DNA repair protein, coding for MPVQRKLAEGRSGAESPCLICRGGRMLCGRPNCPILAKASASARIKPLMEREEIQGSSPPGVFVGHAGYPYVRAGPMIPPFFGNTGILDTPELWLGKGLEEIVEYRYSLIRGTQRIRVGEARDGGRLVSSLQELAMGDGPVDSEAILLGKPKGPVIFSEYAQPFGPSAPLKSFNISDLRVDRRIERAYYDRDLKAADAILDLYRSGVPITKIQRAFSVGMFGRPQARKLVPTRWSITAIDSLLSARIVERLKGFETIDKYRVHSFRTLHNLFLAILLPMRWSFEWIEAWFPGSTWNLGGSRPALMGDYEGYGGRRTYASVGGCYYSARLAIAEGLLKEGRQAAALVMREIYPGYSMPVGVWLVREGVRRAMASEPREFESLEEALAYARSELTVPLGRWVEHSVILKNAFLQEKLPKYLSRAQTNWR
- a CDS encoding radical SAM protein, translated to MEMKYSHRACRRALFKSRLPGLDYSLNPYFGCEHGCLYCYSPSVFKNEWIAKNWGSFSIAKPNIHLVLEAELRSKKRGVVGIGTVTDPYQPHEAKLGLTRKCVEILLRGGLHTSIQTKSDLVLRDIDLAHPSLLDLGITITVMDEWLAKRLEPKAPSPDARAKALQEFSMKGIETWVFFGPVIPTLNDGDDEIKSVAKIAKLTNSELLYDKLNIKPFVMERLAPLLYDLGADPKQIEKLSKESGQYRLDLYKRIDSICRELGVKAKPAFENPFVG
- the tsaA gene encoding tRNA (N6-threonylcarbamoyladenosine(37)-N6)-methyltransferase TrmO, which encodes MPRIRIRPVGVVKALGEGGLSRIEVFEKYEPALLGMESFSHLWILYWMHELPKGERNLLRIHPRGRLDLPLVGVFASRSRARPNPIGLTLVELVERSGRELIVKGLDALDGTPVIDIKPYVPRSDRALGARVPDWARRLNAGRRRRGDGH
- a CDS encoding zinc finger domain-containing protein; this translates as MALSAQKVIKMPKCSCCSRNILPGEEAVSFSCPNCASVVIWRCAKCRKFGRTYKCAKCGFEGP
- a CDS encoding elongation factor 1-beta — its product is MARVVASIKIFPSESGADLEALKGAIKRSLPEGVEIYRIEEEPIAFGLVALVGHFVLPGDSGGFMEELEEGLKSAPGVGEIQFISARRV
- a CDS encoding CDC48 family AAA ATPase; this translates as MVNEVQLRVADAKQRDVGHGKVRIDSETMEKLQITAGDFVEIRSKRSTVAIAWPAYAEDQGKGLIRMDGLLRRNAGVALNEYITVRKAIVKPAQSITFAPTDVRLNVDEEFIRFVKRRFMDMPFVEGDMALLSIFGSAVPLIVVRTRPRGPVRVTEATNVQVLSEPTHEKKGIPVITYEDIGGLHDEIQRIREMVELPLRHPELFQKLGIEPPRGVFLYGPPGCGKTLLAKAVANESDANFYVISGPEIMSKFYGESEARLREIFQKAQETAPSIIFIDEMDAIAPKREEVTGEVERRVVAQLLSLMDGIGSRGNIIVIGATNRPNAIDPALRRPGRFDREIEIGVPDKEGRYEILQIHTRNMPLAKDVDLKRLAEITHGYTGADIAALCREAAMKALRRYLPEINLEEESIPPEVLDKMEVKMEDFTAAYREITPTAMREVYVEVPNVHWDDIGGLEEAKAELRESVEWPIRNPDSFKRMGIKPPKGVLLFGPPGCGKTLLARAVATESEANFISIKGPEIFSKWVGESEKAIREVFRKGRTAAPAIIFFDELDAIVPKRGMGYADSGATERVISQLLTEMDGIEALENVVVIGATNRPDILDPAVLRPGRFDRLIYVPPPDADNLERILMIHTRKMPLAKDVDLKQLARTMIGYSGADVEAVCREAAINALRRDMRATEVTLQDFRNAMERIKPSITPDMDNWYRGFLKRFRKESAAALMTVT
- a CDS encoding ArsR family transcriptional regulator, translating into MSGKERVWSPRPLHLAIVELLRKEGTLTDAELLKELKDSFGELSSRELNKALMKLEISGLIRVSRLMKGKRSVELTSRA